One region of Rhodocaloribacter litoris genomic DNA includes:
- a CDS encoding carbohydrate binding family 9 domain-containing protein yields MTSLCYRRLAACLVLAVASFLPSLAQTTRSPVPHQLADSGTFTPNVRPVLAPRPAPAPIRIDGVLDDAGWQEAVRATNFSETFPGDQTRPPIGIEVWTTYDAENLYVAFLIQDDPKAVRVNMSDRDRIWQDDYVGVILDTYGTNAWAYFIASNPIGIQGDTRIINGGDEDDGFDIIFHSDGQVTGTGYQVEMAIPFRSLRFPARPVQSWNINFWITRPRESRNTYSWAAIDRDDPCWLCQLGRIEGIEGAAPAGRLELLPAITGSQAGTLASEARPADGLAQGRLTVDPSFSAKYAFSSNLIADVAVNPDFSQIESDAAQVDVNTTFALFFPERRPFFQEGSELFAQEIQTVYTRSINNPFAVAKLTGRFDRTSFSYVGGVDQDSPVILPFEEESRFVQAGESVSNLLRVKHTFGSSSFVGAMVTDRRFTGTGMAGSTVSLDASLRLSRVYSLQAQLVGSRTAEGTDAGLSEQAGERTFDGTRTAAFDGETYNGWAAYTAFRRNARHWNFDLWYTGRSPTFRAANGFVTQNNIHQAMFFTRYTFYLEKGFLQRLSPELLAGYFWNFEKQRKDEFLRLGVQAQMKGQTYARVRVLVFSNERFAGKDFRGLRRMDAVVESNFSDPVRLGGFVSVGTAIARNLAEPTMGRVLNLELWGAVKPGTRLSLQPNFTFARLTDRDTGDEVFSGYILRVRTSYQFTRRLFLRLVTQYNDFARTLEVDPLLTYKVNPFTALYLGSTHDFRDFREEARGFFAGYYPTGRQIFFKLQYLFRV; encoded by the coding sequence ATGACGTCGCTGTGCTACCGTCGCCTTGCGGCCTGCCTGGTGCTGGCCGTGGCTTCCTTCTTGCCGTCTCTTGCACAGACCACCCGGTCGCCGGTGCCGCACCAGCTGGCTGATTCCGGCACGTTCACGCCGAACGTGCGGCCGGTGCTTGCGCCCCGCCCCGCCCCGGCGCCCATCCGTATCGACGGCGTGCTCGACGATGCGGGCTGGCAGGAGGCCGTCCGGGCAACCAACTTCTCCGAGACGTTTCCCGGCGACCAGACCCGCCCCCCCATCGGCATCGAAGTGTGGACGACCTACGACGCCGAGAACCTCTACGTCGCCTTTCTCATCCAGGACGACCCGAAGGCCGTTCGGGTGAACATGAGCGACCGCGACCGTATCTGGCAGGACGATTACGTCGGGGTCATCCTGGACACCTACGGCACGAACGCCTGGGCCTACTTCATTGCCTCGAACCCCATCGGCATCCAGGGGGACACGCGCATCATCAACGGAGGCGACGAGGACGACGGCTTCGACATCATCTTCCACTCGGACGGGCAGGTTACCGGGACGGGCTATCAGGTGGAGATGGCCATCCCGTTCCGCAGCCTGCGTTTCCCGGCCCGGCCCGTGCAAAGCTGGAACATCAACTTCTGGATCACCCGCCCGCGCGAGAGCCGCAACACGTATTCGTGGGCCGCCATCGACCGGGACGATCCGTGCTGGCTCTGCCAGCTGGGCCGCATCGAAGGCATCGAAGGAGCCGCGCCGGCCGGCCGGCTCGAGCTGCTGCCGGCCATCACCGGTTCGCAGGCCGGCACGCTCGCCTCCGAAGCGCGTCCCGCCGACGGCCTGGCCCAGGGACGCCTCACCGTGGATCCCTCCTTCAGCGCCAAATACGCGTTCTCCTCCAACCTTATCGCCGACGTGGCCGTCAATCCGGACTTCAGCCAGATCGAGTCGGATGCCGCCCAGGTGGATGTGAACACGACGTTCGCGCTCTTCTTCCCCGAACGCCGGCCTTTCTTTCAGGAAGGTTCGGAACTGTTCGCGCAGGAAATCCAGACGGTCTATACCCGCTCGATCAACAACCCGTTCGCCGTGGCCAAGCTGACGGGACGCTTCGACCGGACCAGCTTCTCGTATGTGGGGGGCGTGGACCAGGACAGCCCCGTCATCCTGCCGTTCGAGGAGGAGAGCCGGTTCGTGCAGGCGGGCGAGAGCGTGAGCAACCTGCTGCGCGTCAAGCATACGTTCGGGTCGAGCTCGTTCGTCGGGGCGATGGTGACGGACCGGCGCTTCACGGGCACCGGTATGGCCGGCTCGACGGTCTCGCTGGATGCCAGCCTGCGCCTCTCACGGGTTTATTCCCTGCAGGCCCAGCTTGTAGGCAGCCGCACCGCCGAGGGCACCGATGCCGGGCTCTCGGAGCAGGCCGGCGAACGCACGTTCGACGGTACCCGCACGGCGGCCTTCGACGGGGAGACCTACAACGGCTGGGCCGCCTATACGGCTTTCCGGCGGAATGCCCGCCACTGGAACTTCGATCTCTGGTATACGGGCCGGAGCCCCACCTTCCGCGCCGCCAACGGGTTTGTGACGCAGAACAACATCCACCAGGCCATGTTCTTCACCCGGTACACGTTCTACCTGGAGAAGGGCTTTCTGCAACGCCTCTCGCCGGAACTGCTGGCCGGCTATTTCTGGAACTTTGAGAAGCAGCGAAAAGACGAGTTTCTCCGGCTGGGTGTGCAGGCGCAGATGAAGGGGCAGACCTATGCGCGTGTGCGGGTGCTGGTCTTCAGCAACGAGCGCTTCGCCGGAAAGGACTTCCGGGGCCTGCGCCGGATGGATGCCGTCGTCGAATCGAATTTCAGCGATCCGGTGCGTCTCGGAGGCTTCGTGAGTGTGGGGACGGCCATTGCCCGCAACCTGGCGGAGCCGACGATGGGGCGCGTGCTCAACCTGGAGCTCTGGGGAGCGGTCAAACCGGGCACACGGCTGTCTCTACAGCCCAACTTCACATTTGCCCGCCTGACGGATAGGGATACCGGCGACGAGGTGTTTTCGGGCTATATCCTCCGGGTCCGCACCAGCTACCAGTTCACCAGACGCCTCTTCCTCCG
- a CDS encoding DUF2157 domain-containing protein, with translation MSSSPLDQPATRAHLEHLARTGHLSPAALERALHLAGHRPDPATWRRFADRMLLLLGLALLLAGIIFFFAYNWAAMSRFVKFALIEAALAGAVGAAWFRGVHRLGGQAALTGAVVLVGAFLAVFGQVYPTGADAYELFGLWSLLILPWVTMSRFPALWVLWLALLDATWLAYRAQVTDPTGAAWPATVLPPAVLHLAALAAWETGAARGVAWLRKRWAPALLAAVALAALSAPVVDAFFAARGFGLHLGGTHGLAVALYTAVLVTGLWFYRSRRDVLMLALWLLSAIVVVTAGLIKTIDVEGWGALFIGLLVVAQSAAAAAWLRTVAREGGS, from the coding sequence ATGTCTTCCTCGCCTCTCGACCAACCTGCAACACGGGCGCACCTGGAGCACCTGGCCCGGACCGGGCACCTGTCCCCGGCGGCGCTGGAACGGGCCCTGCACCTGGCCGGGCACCGTCCCGATCCCGCAACATGGCGGCGGTTTGCCGACCGTATGCTGCTACTCCTTGGACTGGCCCTGCTTCTGGCGGGTATCATCTTCTTTTTCGCCTACAACTGGGCCGCCATGAGCCGCTTCGTGAAGTTTGCCCTGATCGAGGCAGCGCTCGCGGGTGCCGTGGGGGCGGCGTGGTTTCGGGGCGTGCACCGGCTCGGCGGGCAGGCCGCGCTCACCGGCGCCGTCGTGCTGGTGGGGGCTTTCCTTGCCGTCTTCGGGCAGGTCTACCCCACCGGTGCAGACGCCTACGAACTGTTTGGCCTCTGGAGCCTGCTCATATTGCCCTGGGTAACCATGAGCCGCTTTCCGGCCCTGTGGGTGCTGTGGCTCGCCCTGCTCGACGCGACGTGGCTGGCCTACCGGGCCCAGGTGACCGACCCGACCGGTGCCGCCTGGCCGGCAACGGTGCTGCCGCCGGCTGTCCTCCACCTGGCCGCGCTGGCGGCATGGGAGACGGGCGCGGCACGCGGGGTGGCCTGGCTACGGAAGCGATGGGCACCCGCCCTCCTGGCGGCCGTGGCCCTGGCGGCCCTTTCGGCCCCCGTCGTCGATGCGTTCTTCGCTGCGCGCGGCTTCGGTCTTCACCTCGGCGGGACACACGGCCTCGCGGTGGCACTCTACACCGCCGTTCTCGTCACCGGCCTGTGGTTCTACCGCAGCCGCCGCGACGTGCTCATGCTGGCGCTGTGGCTCCTGAGTGCCATCGTCGTCGTAACGGCCGGGCTCATCAAAACCATCGACGTCGAGGGGTGGGGCGCCCTGTTCATCGGGCTGCTCGTGGTCGCGCAGTCGGCGGCGGCGGCTGCGTGGCTGCGCACAGTGGCACGGGAGGGGGGCTCATGA
- a CDS encoding GDYXXLXY domain-containing protein gives MTPPRLRDVLARLRAEGLYRDAPDRPLPATFDAEPVDDPWYIRALIAAGAWIAALLFILFLVATTALRSEAATLGTGAALLAGALGLRHAARGLFLHQLAFALSLAGQVLLTGGLGRMLDWDAAVWGAALALEVLLIVAYPDPLHRFVSTLLAVTAGAVLLHALEALPFVHVLVLGAAAGATGLWERETALVQSRAASLVRPVAYGLAGGLLGLLTLPATGDGAFAGLPWWPSTLGLAVVLGVLLYRLLHETAASLATRARLLTAVALLVPLTSDAPGLPAALLVLVLGFRHGRRLLMGLALTFLALFLTLFYYNLNLTLLAKSFLLMGTGLALLAVRAFGLKGAARHPEAPKEEAANRPPRSPAGASRMVILATGLLVLATLNLFVLQKERLRTTGRTLFVELSVRDPRALLQGDYMVLRYALPDTLTALLAGTDRRSGRLVVRVDARGVATPLRPYTPGEPLAPDEHLLRYHRRDGALLLGPSAFFFQEGHAERYADARYAELRVAGDGEALLVGLRDAGLRPLGP, from the coding sequence ATGACGCCGCCCCGGCTCCGCGACGTGCTCGCACGGCTCCGGGCCGAGGGGCTGTACCGCGATGCCCCCGACCGCCCCCTGCCGGCGACCTTCGACGCCGAACCCGTCGACGACCCGTGGTACATACGGGCGCTCATCGCGGCCGGCGCATGGATCGCCGCGTTGCTCTTCATCCTCTTTCTCGTGGCCACGACAGCCCTGCGCAGTGAAGCGGCCACGCTCGGCACGGGTGCCGCCCTGCTGGCCGGCGCACTCGGGCTGCGCCATGCGGCACGGGGGTTGTTCCTCCACCAGCTCGCTTTCGCCCTGAGCCTGGCCGGGCAGGTGCTCCTCACCGGCGGGCTGGGCCGGATGCTGGACTGGGATGCCGCCGTCTGGGGCGCGGCCCTCGCCCTCGAGGTCCTCCTCATCGTCGCCTATCCGGATCCCCTGCACCGGTTCGTCTCCACCCTGCTGGCCGTGACGGCGGGCGCGGTGCTCCTCCACGCGCTCGAAGCCCTCCCCTTCGTTCACGTGCTCGTGCTCGGCGCAGCGGCGGGTGCTACGGGCCTGTGGGAGCGCGAAACGGCGCTCGTGCAAAGCCGGGCGGCCTCGCTCGTCCGGCCCGTCGCCTACGGGCTGGCGGGTGGCCTCCTCGGCCTGCTCACCCTCCCGGCGACCGGCGACGGGGCCTTCGCCGGCCTCCCCTGGTGGCCCTCGACGCTCGGCCTGGCGGTGGTGCTCGGGGTCCTCCTCTATCGCCTCCTGCACGAGACCGCCGCCTCCCTCGCCACCCGGGCGCGTCTCCTCACCGCCGTCGCCCTCCTGGTCCCGCTGACCTCCGACGCCCCCGGTCTCCCGGCCGCCCTCCTGGTACTCGTCCTCGGCTTCCGGCACGGCCGCCGCCTGCTCATGGGCCTCGCCCTGACGTTCCTGGCCCTCTTTCTCACCCTTTTCTATTACAACCTGAACCTCACGCTGCTGGCCAAATCCTTCCTCCTGATGGGCACCGGCCTCGCCCTCCTGGCCGTGCGCGCCTTCGGGTTGAAGGGCGCGGCCCGCCATCCGGAAGCTCCGAAGGAGGAGGCGGCGAACCGCCCGCCCCGCAGCCCCGCCGGTGCCAGTCGGATGGTGATCCTGGCGACCGGGCTGCTCGTGCTCGCCACGCTCAACCTGTTCGTGCTGCAGAAAGAGCGGCTTCGTACCACCGGCCGCACGCTGTTCGTCGAGCTGAGCGTACGCGATCCCCGTGCGCTGCTCCAGGGCGACTACATGGTGCTCCGCTATGCGCTTCCGGACACGCTCACGGCCCTGCTGGCCGGCACGGACCGCCGGAGCGGGCGGCTGGTGGTCCGCGTCGATGCGCGGGGCGTGGCCACCCCCCTGCGCCCGTACACACCGGGCGAGCCCCTGGCCCCGGACGAACACCTGCTCCGCTACCACCGTCGCGACGGCGCGCTCCTCCTCGGCCCCTCGGCCTTCTTCTTCCAGGAAGGCCACGCCGAACGCTACGCCGATGCCCGGTATGCCGAACTGCGCGTCGCCGGCGACGGCGAGGCCCTGCTCGTCGGCCTCCGCGACGCCGGCCTCCGGCCCCTCGGCCCCTGA
- the yihA gene encoding ribosome biogenesis GTP-binding protein YihA/YsxC, with the protein MKMRDVRFVRGVAAWSGLPDDGLPEVAFIGRSNVGKSSLINLITGRRALARTSGTPGKTRELNFYRVDDRFYLVDLPGFGYAKVARTERVRWQRLIGRYLTERETLRLVFHLIDSRHPPTALDREVMLLTRESEAPYIVLLTKTDKLSGNGRQKAVAAVQRALQAAGREAPVLLTSAEDGRGRDEVLRWIDDLVA; encoded by the coding sequence ATGAAGATGCGTGACGTGCGGTTCGTCCGGGGCGTGGCCGCCTGGTCCGGCCTCCCCGACGACGGCCTGCCCGAGGTGGCCTTCATCGGCCGCTCGAATGTGGGCAAGAGCTCCCTCATCAACCTGATCACCGGGCGCCGGGCGCTGGCCCGCACGAGCGGCACGCCGGGCAAGACGCGCGAGCTGAACTTCTACCGCGTCGACGACCGCTTCTACCTGGTCGACCTGCCCGGCTTCGGCTATGCGAAGGTCGCGCGGACCGAGCGCGTGCGGTGGCAGCGGCTCATCGGGCGCTACCTGACCGAGCGCGAGACGCTGCGGCTGGTTTTTCATCTCATCGACAGCCGCCACCCGCCCACGGCCCTCGACCGCGAGGTGATGCTGCTCACCCGGGAGAGCGAGGCCCCCTACATCGTCCTGCTGACGAAGACGGACAAGCTTTCGGGCAACGGTCGCCAGAAGGCCGTGGCGGCGGTGCAGCGGGCGTTGCAGGCGGCCGGGCGTGAGGCGCCGGTTCTCCTGACCTCGGCCGAGGACGGGCGCGGGCGGGACGAGGTGCTCCGGTGGATCGACGACCTGGTCGCATAG
- the sucD gene encoding succinate--CoA ligase subunit alpha, with protein MSIFVDKHTRLVVQGFTGKEGTFHAEQMIEYGTPVVAGVTPGKGGQKHLGRPVFNTVSEAVEQEGANTSIIFVPPAFAADAILEAADAGIGVIICITEGIPARDMIPVYHYVKRKGASLIGPNCPGVITPGEAKVGIMPAMIFTPGSVGVVSRSGTLTYEAVDQLTRQGFGQSTAVGIGGDPVIGTRFVDVLERFQADDQTEAVVLIGEIGGTAEEEAAAYINAHMTKPVFAFIAGSTAPPGRRMGHAGAIISGGKGTAEDKFAALEAAGAVVVKNPALIGATVKEHLAPA; from the coding sequence ATGAGCATCTTCGTCGACAAGCACACGCGCCTGGTGGTGCAGGGCTTCACCGGGAAGGAGGGTACCTTCCACGCCGAGCAGATGATCGAATACGGCACGCCGGTGGTGGCCGGCGTCACGCCGGGCAAGGGCGGGCAGAAGCACCTGGGGCGGCCGGTCTTCAACACGGTCTCGGAGGCCGTGGAGCAAGAGGGGGCGAACACGTCCATCATCTTCGTGCCCCCGGCCTTTGCCGCCGACGCCATCCTGGAGGCCGCCGATGCCGGCATCGGGGTCATCATCTGCATCACCGAGGGCATCCCGGCCCGCGACATGATCCCCGTGTATCACTACGTGAAGCGGAAGGGGGCGAGTCTCATCGGGCCGAACTGCCCGGGCGTCATCACGCCGGGTGAGGCCAAAGTCGGCATCATGCCCGCGATGATCTTCACGCCGGGCTCGGTGGGCGTCGTCTCGCGCTCGGGGACGCTTACCTACGAGGCCGTCGACCAGCTCACCCGGCAGGGCTTCGGGCAGAGCACGGCCGTCGGCATCGGCGGCGACCCCGTCATCGGCACCCGCTTCGTCGACGTGCTCGAACGCTTCCAGGCGGACGACCAGACCGAGGCCGTCGTGCTCATCGGCGAGATCGGCGGGACGGCCGAGGAGGAGGCCGCCGCCTACATCAACGCCCACATGACCAAGCCCGTCTTTGCCTTCATCGCCGGGAGCACCGCGCCGCCGGGGCGCCGCATGGGCCACGCCGGCGCCATCATCTCGGGCGGCAAGGGAACGGCCGAGGACAAGTTCGCCGCGCTCGAGGCCGCCGGGGCCGTCGTCGTGAAGAACCCCGCCCTCATCGGCGCGACGGTGAAGGAGCACCTGGCGCCGGCCTGA
- a CDS encoding amidase family protein — protein sequence MTYLTYGAAREALARGETSCEALVSSFLEKIEAENDRLNVFISVDAEGARAQARALDARRARGEDLPLAGMVVAVKDVICIRGQRVTCASRMLENFTSLYDATVIERLRAAGVLFIGKTNCDEFAMGSSNENSHFGPVRNPLDPDYVPGGSSGGSAAAVAAGMCHVALGSDTGGSIRQPAAFCGVMGLKPTYGRVSRYGLVAYASSFDCIGPFARDVDDLAAVLAVMAGQDPNDATSAPVPVPDYRAALDGGVAGLRIGLPKEYFGEGLDEGIRAAIEQQVARLETAGATVRDVSLPHTPYGIATYYILTTAEASSNLARYDGVRYGYRADEQAVRRAMKAEREALEAALRAAEEAGDDAAAAEARARLDAQESLLDRLYAQTRTEGFGSEVKRRIMLGTYVLSSGYYDAYYARAQRVRTLIRRDFERAFETVDVLLTPATPTPPFRLGEKLDDPLSMYLNDVYTVTANLAGIPGLVVPGGRHPEGFPVGVQLLGPHFEEARLLRAGAAVAHQATTA from the coding sequence ATGACGTATCTCACGTACGGTGCCGCCCGCGAGGCGCTGGCACGGGGCGAGACCAGTTGCGAGGCGCTGGTCTCGTCTTTTTTGGAAAAAATCGAGGCCGAGAACGACCGCCTGAACGTCTTCATCTCGGTCGACGCCGAGGGGGCGCGGGCGCAGGCCCGGGCGCTGGACGCCCGCCGCGCCCGGGGCGAAGACCTGCCGCTGGCCGGGATGGTGGTGGCCGTCAAGGATGTCATCTGCATCCGGGGGCAGCGTGTGACGTGTGCCTCGCGCATGCTCGAAAACTTCACCTCGCTCTACGACGCCACCGTCATCGAGCGGCTGCGTGCGGCCGGCGTCCTCTTCATCGGCAAGACGAACTGCGACGAGTTCGCCATGGGCTCGTCGAACGAGAACTCGCACTTCGGCCCGGTGCGTAACCCGCTCGATCCGGACTACGTGCCCGGCGGGTCGTCGGGCGGCTCGGCGGCGGCCGTGGCGGCGGGGATGTGCCACGTGGCCCTGGGCTCGGACACCGGCGGTTCCATCCGCCAGCCCGCGGCCTTCTGCGGGGTGATGGGCCTCAAGCCCACCTACGGGCGCGTCAGCCGCTACGGCCTGGTGGCCTATGCCTCCTCGTTCGACTGCATCGGCCCCTTCGCCCGGGACGTGGACGATCTGGCCGCCGTGCTGGCCGTGATGGCCGGGCAGGACCCCAACGACGCCACCAGCGCCCCCGTGCCCGTGCCGGACTACCGCGCCGCCCTCGACGGCGGCGTGGCGGGCCTGCGCATCGGCCTCCCGAAAGAGTACTTCGGCGAGGGGCTGGACGAGGGCATCCGCGCGGCCATCGAGCAGCAGGTGGCGCGCCTGGAGACCGCCGGCGCCACCGTGCGCGACGTCTCGTTGCCCCACACCCCGTACGGCATCGCCACCTATTACATCCTGACCACGGCCGAGGCGTCGAGCAACCTGGCGCGGTACGACGGGGTACGTTACGGCTACCGCGCCGACGAGCAGGCCGTGCGCCGCGCGATGAAGGCCGAGCGGGAGGCGCTGGAGGCCGCGCTCCGGGCCGCCGAGGAGGCCGGCGACGACGCGGCCGCCGCCGAGGCCCGGGCTCGCCTCGACGCCCAGGAGTCGCTCCTCGACCGGCTCTACGCCCAGACCCGCACCGAGGGCTTCGGCAGCGAGGTCAAGCGCCGGATCATGCTGGGCACCTACGTCCTCTCCTCCGGCTACTACGACGCCTACTATGCCCGGGCGCAGCGCGTGCGCACCCTCATCCGCCGTGATTTCGAGCGGGCCTTCGAGACGGTGGACGTGCTGCTGACCCCCGCCACGCCGACACCCCCCTTCCGCCTGGGCGAAAAGCTCGACGACCCCCTTTCGATGTACCTGAACGACGTCTACACCGTCACGGCCAACCTGGCCGGCATCCCCGGGCTCGTGGTGCCCGGCGGCCGGCATCCGGAGGGCTTTCCCGTCGGGGTGCAACTGCTCGGCCCGCACTTCGAGGAGGCACGGCTGCTGCGTGCCGGCGCGGCCGTGGCACACCAGGCGACGACGGCCTGA
- the tatA gene encoding twin-arginine translocase TatA/TatE family subunit — MGSIGMPELILIFLAILLIFGAKRIPEIARGLGKGIREFKDATRDIQRELTVEDSPQIQAPRPPAQTPTPRTEAKQETGSSGTASAS, encoded by the coding sequence ATGGGTAGCATTGGCATGCCGGAACTGATTCTCATTTTCCTGGCGATTCTGCTCATCTTCGGGGCGAAGCGCATTCCCGAGATCGCCCGGGGGCTGGGTAAGGGGATCCGCGAGTTCAAGGACGCCACGCGCGACATCCAGCGCGAGCTGACCGTCGAGGATTCGCCGCAGATCCAGGCCCCGCGCCCGCCGGCACAGACGCCGACGCCGCGCACCGAGGCGAAGCAGGAGACCGGTTCGTCCGGCACGGCGTCCGCTTCCTGA
- a CDS encoding type II toxin-antitoxin system death-on-curing family toxin has product MSEGGRDEPRWLTPGQVRMLHAETVRLFGGAPGVRDEGLLRSALARPRHRWTYGEAVSLFALAAAYASGIARNHPFVDGNKRTALLSIRAFLFRNGYRFLPDEAATVSMMEGLAAGRVKEDELASWIEASSTRMA; this is encoded by the coding sequence ATGAGCGAGGGCGGCCGGGACGAGCCCCGGTGGCTCACGCCGGGTCAGGTCAGGATGCTCCATGCCGAGACGGTGCGGCTTTTCGGTGGAGCACCCGGGGTGCGCGACGAGGGGTTGCTTCGCAGTGCCCTGGCCCGGCCCCGGCATCGCTGGACCTATGGTGAGGCCGTGTCGCTGTTCGCCCTGGCCGCCGCCTATGCTTCCGGGATTGCCCGCAACCACCCCTTCGTGGACGGCAACAAGCGGACGGCGCTCCTGTCCATTCGTGCCTTTCTCTTCCGGAACGGCTATCGTTTTCTTCCCGACGAAGCGGCGACGGTGAGCATGATGGAAGGTCTGGCTGCCGGACGTGTCAAGGAAGACGAACTGGCCTCCTGGATCGAAGCCTCATCGACACGCATGGCGTAA
- a CDS encoding AbrB/MazE/SpoVT family DNA-binding domain-containing protein yields the protein MPEKTKVRRFGEDLGFIIPASVAEAMRMQEGDAFELSVTPEGILLIPCDPDVAGMMEDARAFMHSHRNAFRELAR from the coding sequence ATGCCGGAAAAGACGAAAGTGCGCCGTTTCGGGGAAGACCTCGGGTTCATCATCCCGGCGTCGGTCGCCGAGGCGATGAGGATGCAGGAGGGCGATGCGTTCGAGCTATCCGTCACGCCCGAGGGCATCCTGCTGATCCCGTGTGATCCGGACGTCGCCGGGATGATGGAGGATGCACGGGCCTTCATGCATTCTCACCGGAACGCTTTCCGCGAACTGGCCCGATGA
- the add gene encoding adenosine deaminase, which translates to MTAPHLTREDILAWPKAELHCHLDGSLRLKTVLDLARQQGKMHLLPADSEEALEKILRQIDDSPTLEAYLAWFRYTIPLMQTPEALRRVAYELAEDNARENVRYLEVRYGPILHTEEGLTLDEVNDAVLDGLKAAERDFGIRTALIVCGLRDRYESASLQQAELAVRARKKGVVAFDLAGGEAGNPPKHHLHAFYYARNHLLNLTCHAGESWGPESIHQALFYCGAHRIGHGITLHRDPELMQYVIDHQVPLEICPTSNVQTHVVDGYETHPIRLFVERSVPVTVNTDNRLFSRTTVTDELWRVHRYCGIQAGQLREIALNGFRYAFLHWEEKQDLLRSVLDAFPLPPSPESPVW; encoded by the coding sequence ATGACCGCACCGCACCTCACGCGCGAAGACATCCTGGCCTGGCCCAAGGCCGAGCTGCACTGCCACCTCGACGGCTCGCTGCGCCTGAAGACGGTCCTGGACCTGGCGCGGCAACAGGGCAAGATGCACCTGCTCCCGGCCGATAGCGAGGAGGCGCTCGAGAAGATCCTCCGCCAGATCGACGACTCGCCCACGCTGGAGGCCTACCTGGCCTGGTTCCGGTACACCATTCCGCTGATGCAGACGCCGGAGGCGCTCCGCCGGGTGGCCTACGAGCTGGCCGAGGACAACGCCCGCGAGAACGTCCGCTACCTGGAGGTCCGCTACGGCCCCATCCTGCACACGGAGGAAGGGCTCACGCTCGACGAGGTCAACGACGCGGTGCTCGACGGGCTGAAGGCGGCCGAGCGCGACTTCGGCATCCGCACGGCGCTGATCGTCTGCGGCCTGCGCGACCGGTACGAGAGCGCGTCGCTGCAGCAGGCCGAGTTGGCCGTCCGCGCCCGCAAGAAAGGCGTCGTGGCCTTCGACCTGGCCGGCGGCGAGGCGGGCAACCCGCCCAAGCACCACCTCCATGCCTTCTACTACGCCCGCAACCACCTGCTCAACCTGACCTGCCACGCGGGCGAGTCGTGGGGGCCGGAGTCGATCCACCAGGCCCTCTTCTACTGCGGCGCCCATCGCATCGGCCACGGCATCACGCTCCATCGCGATCCCGAGCTGATGCAGTACGTCATCGACCACCAGGTCCCGCTCGAGATCTGCCCCACCAGCAACGTGCAGACCCACGTGGTCGACGGCTACGAGACGCACCCCATCCGCCTGTTCGTGGAACGGAGCGTCCCGGTGACGGTCAACACGGACAACCGCCTCTTCAGCCGCACCACGGTGACCGACGAGCTGTGGCGCGTTCACCGCTACTGCGGAATCCAGGCCGGGCAGCTCCGTGAGATCGCCCTCAACGGCTTCCGGTATGCCTTCCTCCACTGGGAAGAGAAGCAGGATCTCCTGCGCAGCGTCCTCGACGCCTTCCCGCTGCCGCCCTCGCCCGAAAGCCCCGTGTGGTGA